Proteins found in one Triticum urartu cultivar G1812 chromosome 4, Tu2.1, whole genome shotgun sequence genomic segment:
- the LOC125552493 gene encoding homocysteine S-methyltransferase 1 — translation MAGVVEELVKKAGGCAVIDGGFATQLEALGADINDSLWSAACLITKPHLIKEVHMQYLEAGADVIISSSYQATIPGFLARGLLLEEAEGLLRTSVQLAREARDEFWKSTLRSSKPVYNRALVAASIGSYGAYLADGSEYSGSYGDDVTSEKLKDFHRRRLQVLASAGPDLIAFEAIPNKMEAKALVELLEEENIQVPSWICFSSVDGKHLCSGESFGDCLEILNASEKVAIVGVNCTPPQFVEGIIRDFKKQTKKAIAVYPNSGEVWDGRAKRWLPVECFGRKSFDVMARRWQEAGASLVGGCCRTTPSTIRAVSNALKSRNGQ, via the exons ATGGCCGGGGTGGTGGAGGAGCTGGTGAAGAAGGCCGGCGGGTGCGCGGTGATCGACGGCGGCTTCGCCACGCAGCTGGAGGCGCTCGGCGCCGACATCAACGACTCGCTCTGGAGCGCCGCCTGCCTCATCACCAAGCCGCACCTCATCAAGGAG GTCCATATGCAGTATCTTGAAGCTGGTGCCGACGTCATCATCTCCTCGTCCTACCAG GCAACTATCCCGGGGTTCCTGGCCAGAGGACTGCTCCTGGAGGAGGCAGAAGGATTACTGCGAACCAGCGTCCAGCTGGCACGGGAGGCCCGAGACGAGTTCTGGAAGTCGACGCTGCGGAGCTCCAAGCCCGTCTACAACCGCGCCCTCGTTGCCGCCTCCATCGGGAGCTACGGAGCCTACCTAGCGGATGGATCAGAGTACAG TGGGTCGTACGGAGACGACGTCACGTCGGAGAAGCTCAAGGACTTCCACCGGCGCCGGCTGCAGGTCCTGGCGAGCGCGGGGCCCGACCTGATCGCGTTCGAGGCCATTCCCAACAAGATGGAGGCTAAG GCTCTGGTTGAGCTTCTAGAGGAGGAGAACATCCAGGTGCCGTCGTGGATCTGCTTCAGCTCGGTGGACGGCAAGCACCTCTGCTCGGGGGAGAGCTTCGGGGACTGCCTCGAGATCCTCAACGCCAGCGAGAAGGTCGCCATCGTGGGGGTGAACTGCACGCCGCCTCAGTTCGTGGAGGGCATCATACGCGACTTCAAGAAG CAAACGAAGAAGGCGATCGCGGTGTACCCCAACAGCGGCGAGGTCTGGGACGGGAGAGCCAAGAGGTGGCTG CCGGTGGAGTGCTTCGGCCGCAAGAGCTTTGACGTGATGGCGAGGCGGTGGCAGGAGGCCGGCGCCAGCCTCGTGGGAGGATGCTGCCGGACGACGCCGTCGACCATCCGGGCGGTCTCCAATGCGCTCAAGAGCAGGAACGGGCAGTGA